A genomic segment from uncultured Methanobrevibacter sp. encodes:
- a CDS encoding DUF2958 domain-containing protein, giving the protein MTREMEGKLKSFPFYSQDGKGDDAIVVMKFFNPYGLGTWYVLEAEKQENGDYLFFGYVESPITPEFNEYGYFSLSELENLKIPIKINGITVSYGKIERDLYFERVRIGDIIRN; this is encoded by the coding sequence ATGACTAGGGAAATGGAAGGGAAACTCAAATCCTTCCCTTTCTATTCCCAAGACGGAAAAGGAGATGACGCGATAGTGGTGATGAAGTTCTTCAACCCTTACGGATTGGGAACTTGGTATGTATTGGAGGCAGAGAAACAGGAGAATGGTGATTACCTTTTCTTCGGATATGTAGAATCACCGATAACCCCTGAATTCAACGAGTACGGTTACTTCTCATTGTCTGAGTTGGAGAACCTTAAGATACCAATCAAAATCAATGGGATAACCGTATCATATGGTAAGATAGAACGAGATTTGTACTTTGAAAGGGTGAGAATTGGAGACATAATCAGGAACTAG
- a CDS encoding DUF4314 domain-containing protein, with translation MFGQKKEFVKKMYHVGDVVELVHMDDAQAPPSGTRGEILFVDDIGQIHVRWENGSGLALIYGEDRFKVVERKGE, from the coding sequence ATGTTCGGACAGAAGAAAGAATTTGTCAAAAAGATGTATCATGTCGGAGACGTTGTCGAACTGGTTCATATGGACGATGCACAGGCTCCACCTAGTGGAACCAGAGGAGAAATACTCTTCGTTGACGATATAGGTCAAATCCATGTGAGATGGGAGAACGGCTCAGGTCTGGCACTAATATATGGTGAGGACAGGTTCAAAGTTGTAGAGAGGAAAGGAGAATAG